In the Helianthus annuus cultivar XRQ/B chromosome 11, HanXRQr2.0-SUNRISE, whole genome shotgun sequence genome, one interval contains:
- the LOC110889848 gene encoding benzoate carboxyl methyltransferase has protein sequence MALANILHMNTGDGELSYANNSLLQETAIRKVIPFIKHSIKGIANCDIFKDCITVADLGCSSGPNTLLVASNIIDIVHEVCKENNRKAPQFQVCLNDLFGNDFNTLFKLLPDFYAKIKDKGESFGPCFVSAVPGSFYGRLFRDQSLHFVHSANCNSWLSQMPQGLENNGSNIYMAKTSPPNVFHAYGKQFSIDFTKFLQMRSEEVVCGGSMVLTFPARSIVNPTSDDSCAFWELLGQSLIDMLKEGLVQGSNLNSFNIPLYFPCEDEVRNAIEYEGSFSLKNLNVFKLNLDPHDTDYINMNDSNELSQIHGKNTSNMLRVALEPLLVSHFGSSIIDVLFKKFEKHVAEYLFKKKIRHFFVTITLTKK, from the exons ATGGCCTTAGCAAACATCCTACATATGAATACTGGAGACGGAGAATTAAGCTATGCCAACAACTCCTTGCTTCAG GAAACCGCGATACGGAAAGTTATACCATTTATAAAGCATTCAATCAAAGGTATAGCAAATTGTGACATCTTCAAAGATTGTATCACTGTTGCAGATTTAGGATGCTCATCTGGCCCTAATACACTGTTGGTCGCGTCTAATATCATTGATATAGTGCATGAGGTGTGCAAAGAAAATAATCGTAAAGCACCACAGTTTCAAGTGTGCTTAAATGATCTCTTTGGAAATGATTTTAATACTCTTTTCAAACTATTACCGGATTTTTATGCAAAGATTAAGGACAAAGGAGAAAGTTTTGGCCCTTGTTTTGTTTCTGCTGTTCCGGGTTCTTTCTATGGTAGACTCTTCCGCGACCAAAGTCTGCACTTTGTTCATTCAGCTAATTGTAATAGTTGGCTTTCTCAG ATGCCTCAAGGCCTAGAAAATAATGGATCAAACATATACATGGCGAAAACAAGTCCTCCAAATGTATTTCACGCATATGGAAAACAATTTAGtattgatttcacaaagtttttACAAATGCGCTCTGAGGAAGTAGTATGTGGTGGAAGCATGGTTTTAACATTCCCTGCTCGGAGTATAGTTAATCCAACTTCAGATGATAGTTGTGCATTTTGGGAGCTACTCGGACAATCACTCATCGACATGCTCAAAGAG GGGTTGGTACAGGGATCAAATCTTAACTCATTCAACATTCCATTGTATTTTCCATGTGAGGATGAAGTTAGGAACGCTATTGAATATGAGGGATCATTTTCTCTTAAAAACTTGAATGTTTTTAAACTCAACTTGGATCCACATGACACTGATTACATAAACATGAATGATTCTAATGAGCTTAGTCAAATCCATGGGAAAAACACATCAAACATGCTTAGGGTGGCTCTTGAACCGTTGTTGGTTTCACATTTCGGAAGTTCCATCATTGATGTGTTATTTAAGAAGTTTGAGAAGCATGTTGCCGAATATCTCTTTAAAAAGAAAATAAGACACTTTTTTGTAACCATAACATTGACCAAAAAATGA
- the LOC110889849 gene encoding uncharacterized protein LOC110889849 isoform X2 — protein MDPFSRRGRRPLLPPRFGGIEKVPTCLNRELAERKHEIIPLDRVIFLSLCIGFDRHGRINMPDAFFIRQSWKQCTCSWGFSRPMGVRTGAFFRESKLVKEGIGIISTRKL, from the exons ATGGATCCTTTTTCTCGTCGTGGTCGTCGTCCACTGCTTCCGCCCAG gTTTGGTGGGATTGAAAAAGTCCCAACATGCTTGAATCGTGAACTGGCTGAAAGGAAGCATGAAATTATACCTCTTGACAG GGTTATTTTTTTGTCTCTGTGTATCGGCTTTGATAGGCATGGGAGAATTAACATGCCTGATGCATTCTTTATCCGACAATCAT GGAAACAATGTACATGCTCTTGGGGATTCAGCCGACCCATGGGGGTAAGGACAG GTGCTTTTTTTAGGGAATCGAAATTAGTGAAAGAAGGAATTGGAATTATTTCCACTAGAAAATTATGA
- the LOC110889849 gene encoding uncharacterized protein LOC110889849 isoform X1, translated as MDPFSRRGRRPLLPPRFGGIEKVPTCLNRELAERKHEIIPLDRVIFLSLCIGFDRHGRINMPDAFFIRQSWKQCTCSWGFSRPMGVRTGYVLNNFFMLKMLMLVKMNPFANKKEVF; from the exons ATGGATCCTTTTTCTCGTCGTGGTCGTCGTCCACTGCTTCCGCCCAG gTTTGGTGGGATTGAAAAAGTCCCAACATGCTTGAATCGTGAACTGGCTGAAAGGAAGCATGAAATTATACCTCTTGACAG GGTTATTTTTTTGTCTCTGTGTATCGGCTTTGATAGGCATGGGAGAATTAACATGCCTGATGCATTCTTTATCCGACAATCAT GGAAACAATGTACATGCTCTTGGGGATTCAGCCGACCCATGGGGGTAAGGACAGGTTATGTTTTAAATAACTTTTTTATGCTCAAAATGTTGATGTTAGTTAAGATGAATCCTTTCGCAAACAAAAAAGAGGTGTTCTAA
- the LOC110889849 gene encoding uncharacterized protein LOC110889849 isoform X5, whose protein sequence is MDPFSRRGRRPLLPPRFGGIEKVPTCLNRELAERKHEIIPLDRVIFLSLCIGFDRHGRINMPDAFFIRQSWKQCTCSWGFSRPMGVLFLGNRN, encoded by the exons ATGGATCCTTTTTCTCGTCGTGGTCGTCGTCCACTGCTTCCGCCCAG gTTTGGTGGGATTGAAAAAGTCCCAACATGCTTGAATCGTGAACTGGCTGAAAGGAAGCATGAAATTATACCTCTTGACAG GGTTATTTTTTTGTCTCTGTGTATCGGCTTTGATAGGCATGGGAGAATTAACATGCCTGATGCATTCTTTATCCGACAATCAT GGAAACAATGTACATGCTCTTGGGGATTCAGCCGACCCATGGGG GTGCTTTTTTTAGGGAATCGAAATTAG
- the LOC110889849 gene encoding uncharacterized protein LOC110889849 isoform X4: MDPFSRRGRRPLLPPRFGGIEKVPTCLNRELAERKHEIIPLDRHGRINMPDAFFIRQSWKQCTCSWGFSRPMGVRTGAFFRESKLVKEGIGIISTRKL, translated from the exons ATGGATCCTTTTTCTCGTCGTGGTCGTCGTCCACTGCTTCCGCCCAG gTTTGGTGGGATTGAAAAAGTCCCAACATGCTTGAATCGTGAACTGGCTGAAAGGAAGCATGAAATTATACCTCTTGACAG GCATGGGAGAATTAACATGCCTGATGCATTCTTTATCCGACAATCAT GGAAACAATGTACATGCTCTTGGGGATTCAGCCGACCCATGGGGGTAAGGACAG GTGCTTTTTTTAGGGAATCGAAATTAGTGAAAGAAGGAATTGGAATTATTTCCACTAGAAAATTATGA
- the LOC110889849 gene encoding uncharacterized protein LOC110889849 isoform X3: MDPFSRRGRRPLLPPRFGGIEKVPTCLNRELAERKHEIIPLDRHGRINMPDAFFIRQSWKQCTCSWGFSRPMGVRTGYVLNNFFMLKMLMLVKMNPFANKKEVF; the protein is encoded by the exons ATGGATCCTTTTTCTCGTCGTGGTCGTCGTCCACTGCTTCCGCCCAG gTTTGGTGGGATTGAAAAAGTCCCAACATGCTTGAATCGTGAACTGGCTGAAAGGAAGCATGAAATTATACCTCTTGACAG GCATGGGAGAATTAACATGCCTGATGCATTCTTTATCCGACAATCAT GGAAACAATGTACATGCTCTTGGGGATTCAGCCGACCCATGGGGGTAAGGACAGGTTATGTTTTAAATAACTTTTTTATGCTCAAAATGTTGATGTTAGTTAAGATGAATCCTTTCGCAAACAAAAAAGAGGTGTTCTAA